The following are encoded in a window of Methanococcoides sp. LMO-2 genomic DNA:
- a CDS encoding type IV pilin has protein sequence MFNISRNEDAVSPVIAEIMMVAIAVIIAAVIAAYALGMGAPDSVPVSNINAVEDTATGYNVIMLEHQGGDELYLGTANTKMLVGGEVVDVSLLTTDEDLKFTSGETICIFKEADVGGFAVGTTDMLNTEITAGDVSDIFSGGSDVKFIDIATQQIIADLDVRF, from the coding sequence ATGTTCAACATAAGTCGAAATGAAGACGCTGTGTCGCCAGTTATTGCTGAAATCATGATGGTTGCAATCGCTGTCATCATTGCGGCCGTCATTGCAGCGTATGCACTTGGAATGGGGGCACCTGATTCAGTTCCCGTATCAAATATCAATGCAGTTGAAGATACAGCAACTGGATACAATGTTATCATGCTCGAGCATCAGGGCGGAGATGAACTATATCTAGGTACCGCAAACACAAAGATGTTGGTTGGCGGTGAAGTTGTTGATGTATCACTGCTGACAACTGATGAGGATTTGAAATTCACATCCGGTGAAACCATATGCATTTTCAAAGAAGCGGATGTTGGCGGGTTTGCAGTCGGAACAACTGATATGTTGAATACCGAAATTACCGCTGGTGATGTGAGTGACATCTTTTCTGGTGGGTCTGATGTTAAGTTTATTGACATTGCCACACAACAGATAATCGCTGATCTTGATGTTAGATTCTAA
- a CDS encoding type IV pilin N-terminal domain-containing protein yields MNRNEDAVSPVIGVILMVAITVILAAVIAAFVFGMGPSEMAPQASVRASAAETDTGFAIIMLEHQGGDEIVLSSTSTTFLVGGQEVVYTSAVDERFTAGERLYIGTNGTFMIGNTTTEADLVAAADLYNIGNSSDIREVSIVDVTSQQMISSLDVRF; encoded by the coding sequence ATGAACAGAAATGAAGACGCAGTGTCTCCGGTCATCGGTGTAATCCTGATGGTCGCAATCACTGTGATCCTTGCTGCTGTTATTGCAGCATTCGTGTTTGGAATGGGACCATCCGAGATGGCACCACAGGCTAGTGTAAGAGCAAGTGCAGCTGAGACAGACACTGGTTTTGCAATTATAATGCTCGAGCATCAGGGTGGAGATGAGATAGTACTTTCATCAACAAGTACCACATTCCTTGTTGGTGGACAAGAAGTCGTTTATACTTCTGCTGTTGATGAGAGATTTACTGCCGGTGAGCGCCTGTACATTGGTACAAATGGTACTTTCATGATAGGTAACACTACAACTGAAGCTGATTTAGTAGCAGCTGCAGATTTGTACAACATTGGTAATTCCAGTGATATAAGGGAAGTATCAATCGTTGATGTTACCAGCCAGCAGATGATTTCATCACTCGATGTAAGGTTCTAA
- a CDS encoding DUF5371 family protein has protein sequence MKIVHAQTVLAEDQLEALKKKTGETSTKDALSKAVDHYLECEYTDMSDEMWTHKLEKVVQKKQQKSI, from the coding sequence ATGAAAATTGTACATGCACAAACTGTACTCGCTGAGGACCAGCTTGAAGCACTCAAGAAAAAGACCGGTGAAACGTCTACAAAGGATGCCCTGAGTAAGGCGGTAGATCACTATCTTGAGTGTGAGTACACTGACATGAGTGATGAGATGTGGACTCATAAGCTAGAAAAAGTGGTACAGAAGAAGCAACAGAAAAGTATTTAA
- a CDS encoding formate--phosphoribosylaminoimidazolecarboxamide ligase family protein gives MIDRKEIIEIAESYYTDNIKIGAVASHSGLDVFDGAIEEGFETYAICQSGREKTYTDYFKSQRDAEGNVVRGIVDEYAVYDRFDEILRPENQQKLIDDNILFVPNRSFTSYCDIDAVENDFRVPMVGSRNMLRSEERGLDQDYYWLLEKAGLPFPERITDPEDIDELVMVKLPHAVKKLERGFFTAGTYSEYVEKSESLIRQGVITREALAEARIERYIIGPVFNFDLFYSPIEEEMNKTELLGIDWRFETSLDGHVRLPAPQQMTLAEHQLTPEYTVCGHNSATLRESLLEEVFKLSEAYIKASKEYYDPGVIGPFCLQTCIDKDLNFYIYDVAPRVGGGTNVHMSVGHPYGNTLWRKPMSTGRRVAMEVRRAIESGQLDKIIT, from the coding sequence ATGATCGACAGGAAAGAGATTATTGAGATTGCTGAGAGCTATTATACTGATAATATCAAGATCGGAGCGGTTGCTTCCCATTCAGGACTGGACGTCTTTGATGGTGCTATCGAGGAAGGATTTGAGACCTACGCGATATGCCAGTCCGGCCGTGAGAAGACCTACACCGACTATTTCAAGTCCCAGAGGGATGCTGAGGGCAATGTTGTTCGCGGCATTGTTGATGAGTACGCTGTCTATGACAGGTTCGATGAGATCCTGCGTCCAGAAAACCAGCAGAAGCTCATTGACGACAACATTCTTTTCGTTCCAAACAGGTCATTCACCTCATACTGTGACATCGATGCAGTGGAGAACGACTTCCGCGTGCCTATGGTGGGCAGCAGGAACATGCTCCGCAGTGAGGAGAGAGGTCTTGACCAGGACTACTACTGGCTCCTTGAAAAGGCAGGTCTCCCCTTCCCTGAGCGTATCACAGATCCGGAAGATATCGATGAGCTTGTAATGGTAAAGCTCCCTCACGCTGTCAAAAAGCTCGAACGCGGTTTCTTCACAGCAGGAACCTACAGCGAATACGTCGAGAAGTCCGAATCTCTCATCAGGCAGGGTGTCATCACAAGGGAAGCTCTTGCGGAAGCAAGGATCGAGCGCTACATCATCGGCCCTGTGTTCAACTTCGACCTGTTCTACTCCCCGATCGAGGAAGAGATGAACAAGACCGAACTGCTTGGTATCGACTGGAGATTCGAGACAAGCCTTGACGGTCACGTAAGGCTGCCTGCACCACAGCAGATGACCCTTGCAGAGCACCAACTTACTCCTGAATACACCGTCTGCGGACACAATTCAGCAACACTCCGTGAATCTCTCCTGGAGGAGGTCTTCAAGCTCTCTGAGGCATACATAAAGGCATCCAAAGAATACTATGACCCAGGGGTCATCGGTCCGTTCTGTCTCCAGACCTGCATCGACAAGGACCTTAACTTCTACATATATGATGTTGCCCCAAGGGTAGGTGGCGGTACCAACGTCCACATGTCCGTAGGTCACCCATACGGCAACACCCTCTGGCGCAAGCCAATGAGCACCGGAAGACGTGTAGCAATGGAAGTTCGCCGCGCCATCGAGTCCGGCCAGCTCGACAAGATCATCACATAA
- a CDS encoding stage II sporulation protein M, whose translation MDNAKTGETGVDDIPMDGDATNEIVTDTIEVSVFKKENKMVCESGLCKVRAYLSGLVPEITVVVLLFILSGIAGYLYTAFNPASSDVALEGLEELVELIMNMTPLEIMLFIFFNNAIKSLFAFVLGLGFGLIPLLFVLSNGYILGVVTYLESQENGFTYIFLGIMPHGIIELPMILISAAMGVRMGLNVINSMAGRYVDIKGEFRQGISIFFRFIMPMLLLAAGIETFITPVVIGLYTGII comes from the coding sequence ATGGACAATGCGAAAACCGGCGAAACGGGTGTGGATGATATTCCAATGGATGGCGACGCAACAAATGAAATTGTAACTGACACCATTGAGGTCTCCGTCTTTAAAAAGGAAAATAAAATGGTCTGTGAAAGCGGCTTATGCAAGGTCCGTGCCTACCTGTCAGGCCTTGTCCCTGAGATCACAGTAGTTGTCCTGTTGTTCATATTATCCGGTATCGCAGGATATCTCTACACTGCGTTCAATCCTGCATCATCCGATGTTGCCCTTGAAGGCCTGGAAGAGCTTGTTGAGCTTATCATGAACATGACACCTCTGGAGATCATGCTGTTCATCTTCTTCAACAACGCCATTAAGAGCCTTTTTGCATTTGTCCTGGGGCTTGGTTTTGGATTGATCCCACTACTGTTCGTGCTGTCCAATGGCTATATTCTTGGGGTCGTAACCTATCTTGAATCTCAGGAGAATGGTTTTACCTACATCTTTCTGGGTATCATGCCCCACGGGATCATCGAGCTTCCGATGATATTGATATCCGCAGCCATGGGTGTGAGAATGGGGCTCAACGTGATCAACTCAATGGCAGGAAGATATGTTGATATAAAAGGCGAGTTCAGGCAGGGTATCAGTATCTTCTTCCGCTTTATTATGCCGATGCTCTTGCTGGCAGCAGGGATCGAGACGTTCATTACGCCTGTGGTGATCGGCCTGTATACAGGCATCATCTGA